From Armatimonadota bacterium:
GTCCGCGAATCGCAGCACGACCACGGGCATTCCCCGCTGGCGAAGTGTCACGGCCTGGTCGTCGGCGCCTCCCAGGATGGCCTCCACCTGCTTGTTCAGAATGGCCGGCACCTTGGCCGCAGGATCCATCGCGACAAGCCGAACCTTGCTTTCATCGATATTATTGGCGCCCACCAAGGCCGGCCAAAGGGCCGAGAGGGCGTCTCCGGGCGTAACGCCTACACGTTTGCCCTCCAGATCCTTCGGCTTGGCGATCCCGGCATCGGGAGCAGCGATGATGGCAAATGCGTTCATCTGATAGACGGGCGCGATAATTTTCACGGGAATGCCCTGGGCGATGCCGATGATGGTCGTTCCGGCATCAGCAAATCCGAACACGTCGCTACGGTTCCCCACCAAGCGTACTGTGGTGGCGGAGCCGGTGCCCTCGCCTATCCTCAGGTCAATCCCCACATCCCGATAGAAGCCACGGTCCAGCCCCAGATAAAAGGGCGCATGCAACCCTACGGCCACGAAGTTGAGTCGAAACGACACCGGTGTCAGCGCCTGCGCGCCCGAACTCGCAACCAGCCCGACCACCAGCGCCGCAACCATCACCACGCCCGCGATAGTCCGCATGCTCAGATCCCTCCCCCGTTGATCACTTGCTCACAGTGTGGACCGTTCGACCTGCGCCACCTCGCGGCGGATCGACACATGCCACGGGATAACAGCCCGCTCCAGACCCTCCACGATCATGAACAGGGCCATGCCCATCCCCGAGAGCACAATCAAGATCGCAAACAGCAACGGCGTGTTTAGGTCACCGTTCGCGCGCAGCAACATATACCCCAAACCCCGATCGGCGCCGACGAACTCCCCGACGATGGCTCCCACAGTCGCAAACGCAATGGCCACTTTGAGGCCCGCAAAGATGTGGGGCAGTGCTGCCGGCAGTCGGATGCGCCAGAAGATCCGCCACTCGGACGCGGTCATCGTGCGAGCCAAATGTAGAAGAAGAGGATTTACCGACTTGAACCCCACCGTGCTATCGATCACCAGCGGGAAAAAAGACAGCAGGACCACGATGGCAACCTTCGGCACAAAACCAAACCCAAACCACACGACAAACAGGGGCGCCAGCGCGATCTTCGGGATCAACTGGAGGATAACGATGAGCGGGTAGACGGTGCGCTCGAACGGCGTCCAGTATGCGATCAACAGCGCCAAGGGGATGCTGATAAACACCGTCAAGCCGAACCCTGTCAAAATCTCCCGCAGCGTCACGCGCATATGGGGATACAGCGCACCCAGAGAGGCCAGCAGTGTGCGACCCACGACATCGGGTGCTGGCAGCACATACTCCGGCAGACGGCCCACGCCCGCCACTGCCCACCAGACGCCGACCGCGACCGTCACTGTTAATAGATAGCTCGCACTTCGTCGAAAGGTGTCAGCCATGTCGGTGGGGATGGCAACTCGTGTTCGGCATGATGATGCCTGTCAGCCATGGACGGCCCCCATGGCGACAGAGCGTGACGGGCCATCGACGCGGTAACCGAGGGCACAGGAGATCTCCCGGCTGGCACGAACCACCATCCGGGAGACGTATCGCACCCGCGCGGCGGTCATCCGGTAGGCGGGACCTGCGGCACTGATCGACGCGATCACCTGGCCCTCGTGATTGAATATGGGCGCCCCCACACAGCGCACCTCAGGATCGTGCTCAGAGCGATCGATCGAGTATCCGCGCTGCCGGATCTGCCTGAGCTCGCGGAGAAGGCGTTCCACCGACGTGATCGTCGTAGGCGTGTACCGGCGCAATCCATAACGGGCCAGTAACCGCCGCACCTGGGACTCGGAGAGAAATGCGAGGAACGCTTTGCCCACCCCCGTACAGTGAATCGGGCATCGACCTCCCACTCGAGAGCCCACCTGCACGACCTTCCGCGTCTCAACGCGGTCCAGATAGACCATCTCACCGTCGCTCAGGACACACAGGTGCGCGACTTCGCCACACGTACGAGCCAGCCACTCCAACTGTGGACGCGCAATGTCCCGCAGCCTCACCTGAGCGTGGAACATCGACGCCAGTTCGAGGACCCGTGGTCCGAGCGTATACCGGCCTCCCTCGTGAACCAGCAACATCCCTTCCGCGGCCATGGTTTGCAAAAACGGGAAAAGCGTCCCTTTGGGGATCAGCAAATGGCGGGAGAGAACCGAGATGGACACCGGTGCGGGGTACCCACCCACCGCACGCAAAATTCTGAGACCCTTGACAAGGGATTTGATATGTCGGTTGTTCATTGCGAACGCCATTTGTGATCATTCAATCCATTCGACATCACCTCACCCTTCCCTGCCGCCCATGGCCGGAGCAATCCCCTCCGGCAGGCGCCACGGCGTCGGTATTGCCCTGCTAACCCGTTAGATGATCGCTTCCTGCGTCTGTGGGTTGAACAGGTGCATCTTGCGCATGTTCACCACCACCTCCACCGCCTGGCCCATGCGGGCGTCGGTGCGGGCGTCCATGCGGGCCACCAGCGAGTGGCGGCCGACGGTCAGGTACAGGATCACGTCCGAGCCCAGGGGCTCGTGGACGTCCACCGTGGCCCGCAGGGTCCACTCCGGGCGGGCCCCGTCGGTCAGCGCGCGGTCGGCGATGTCCTCGGGCCGGATGCCGAAGACCACCGCCTTGCCCAGCCAGGGCCGGGCGTAGGGCACCAGGTCGGCGGGGACTTCCAGGCGGAAGGACCCGGCGTCCACGAACACCCGCCCGTTCTCCTCGGCCAGGACGGCGTCCACGAAGTTCATGGCCGGGCTGCCGATGAAGCCGGCCACGAAGATGTTGGCCGGCTTCTCGTACAGGTTGAGGGGGGTGTCCACCTGCTGCACCACCCCGTCCCGCATCACCACGATCCGGTCGCCCATGGTCATGGCCTCCACCTGGTCGTGGGTGACGTAGATGGTGGTGGTCTGCAGCCGCGCCTGCAGCTTCTTGATCTCCGCCCGGGTCTGGACCCGCAGCTTGGCGTCCAGGTTGGACAGGGGCTCGTCCATCAGGAAGACCTGAGGCTCCCGCACGATGGCCCGCCCCAGGGCGACCCGCTGCCGCTGTCCCCCGGACAGCTGCTTGGGCTTGCGGTCCAGCAGCCCCTCGATGCCCAGCATCTCGGCGGCCTCCTTGACCCGCCGGTCGATCTCGGCCTTGGGGTACCGGCGCAGCCGCAGGCCGAACGCCATATTCTCGTAGACGGTCATGTGCGGGTACAGGGCGTAGTTCTGGAACACCATGGCGATGTCGCGGTCCTTGGGCGGCACGTCGTTGACCCGCCGGTCGCCGATGTAGATGTCCCCGGCGGTGGGCTCCTCCAGCCCGGCGATCAGCCGCAACGCCGTGGTCTTCCCGCACCCGGACGGCCCCACCAGAACCGTGAACTGCTTGTCGGGAACGTCCAGGGTCACATCGTTGACCGCCGTCACCGGCCCGAACTTCTTGGTCACGCCTTCCAGCCGCACCCGCGCCACGATTGCTCCCTCCGCCCCCTCCGGATGTCCGGTCCTGGACGCATCACGCCTGCGCCAGCCGGCGCTTGAGCTCGTCGATCACCGGCACCGGCGTGGGGTCCACCCCGCGCAGCAGCGCCAGGTACCAGCTCACAAAATCTCCCACGACAATGATAGAGCACAGCCGGGCCAGAAGGCCACGCCCCCGGGCCCAGACCTCGTCCACCCCCGCCGCCCGACAGAAGGCCAGATCCCGGGTGATGGCCACCCGCCGGGCTAGGCGCGGGGGCTCCCGGGGATCGCGCAGGATGACCACGTGGCAGCGCCGGGCCAGGTCCGGGTCCAGGCCCCACCCCACCGTCTCGTTGTGGTTCAGCTCCGGAAAGGTGTTCCAGGCGGCCAGGGTCTTGGCGTTCTCGTTGATCTGGTCCTTCCAGCGCTGGGCGGCGGGCTCCAGCAGCGGGGTCGCGCTGTAGATGAGGGGCAGGCGGCCCACCAGGCTGTCGGCCAGCGCCCGGGCGGGGTTCTCCGGGCGCCCCGGGGCCAGCTCCTCGGCCACGGAGGCGGCGACGTCGGCGGCCTCGGCAGCGTCCTCATCGAAGGAGCGGACGGCGCCGGCGGCCGCCAGGATCGCCACCATGGGCAGGAACATGTACGGCAGGGCCGCCCGGGGAGGCAGGCCGGGGGGCACCACCACCGCCGGGTCCCCCCGCTCGCGGGCGCGCCGCAGGAGCGACCCGCCCGATGTGATGGCGACGCAGCGCGCTCCCCGCCCGGCCGCCTCCTGGTAGGCGGCCAGCGTCTCCTCGGTCTCGCCCGAGTAGCTGCAGGCGAACAGGAGCGTCTCGGGGCCGACCCACCCGGGGACCCGGTAGTCCTTGACCACCACGACCGGCGGCGCGGCTTCCTCGTACAGCACCGCCCGCAGCAGGTCCCCGCCGATCCCGGATCCCCCCATGCCCGCCACCACCACCGCGCGGGGCCGCGGGGGCGGGGAGACGCCCGACGCCAGCGACCAGGCTTCCGTGCACATGCGGGGGAACAGGCTGATCAGGCGGAGCATGCCCCCGGGATCCCGGGCGGCAATGCTGGCGGGGTCGAACACCATGGTGGTCCCTTTCGGCGCTCCCGC
This genomic window contains:
- a CDS encoding ABC transporter substrate-binding protein, with the translated sequence MRTIAGVVMVAALVVGLVASSGAQALTPVSFRLNFVAVGLHAPFYLGLDRGFYRDVGIDLRIGEGTGSATTVRLVGNRSDVFGFADAGTTIIGIAQGIPVKIIAPVYQMNAFAIIAAPDAGIAKPKDLEGKRVGVTPGDALSALWPALVGANNIDESKVRLVAMDPAAKVPAILNKQVEAILGGADDQAVTLRQRGMPVVVLRFADYGVSTIGLSIIAHQDTLAAQPDLVRRFLRATVRSWDVARRNPDVAVAVQKRYIPALNEAIARDQLAVAISSLFSKSSNELMKATDKDWLDTVVLLARYMGLTGRYGPKYYYDQSFLPDSLPGR
- a CDS encoding ABC transporter permease; amino-acid sequence: MTVAVGVWWAVAGVGRLPEYVLPAPDVVGRTLLASLGALYPHMRVTLREILTGFGLTVFISIPLALLIAYWTPFERTVYPLIVILQLIPKIALAPLFVVWFGFGFVPKVAIVVLLSFFPLVIDSTVGFKSVNPLLLHLARTMTASEWRIFWRIRLPAALPHIFAGLKVAIAFATVGAIVGEFVGADRGLGYMLLRANGDLNTPLLFAILIVLSGMGMALFMIVEGLERAVIPWHVSIRREVAQVERSTL
- a CDS encoding IclR family transcriptional regulator gives rise to the protein MAFAMNNRHIKSLVKGLRILRAVGGYPAPVSISVLSRHLLIPKGTLFPFLQTMAAEGMLLVHEGGRYTLGPRVLELASMFHAQVRLRDIARPQLEWLARTCGEVAHLCVLSDGEMVYLDRVETRKVVQVGSRVGGRCPIHCTGVGKAFLAFLSESQVRRLLARYGLRRYTPTTITSVERLLRELRQIRQRGYSIDRSEHDPEVRCVGAPIFNHEGQVIASISAAGPAYRMTAARVRYVSRMVVRASREISCALGYRVDGPSRSVAMGAVHG
- the ugpC gene encoding sn-glycerol-3-phosphate ABC transporter ATP-binding protein UgpC yields the protein MARVRLEGVTKKFGPVTAVNDVTLDVPDKQFTVLVGPSGCGKTTALRLIAGLEEPTAGDIYIGDRRVNDVPPKDRDIAMVFQNYALYPHMTVYENMAFGLRLRRYPKAEIDRRVKEAAEMLGIEGLLDRKPKQLSGGQRQRVALGRAIVREPQVFLMDEPLSNLDAKLRVQTRAEIKKLQARLQTTTIYVTHDQVEAMTMGDRIVVMRDGVVQQVDTPLNLYEKPANIFVAGFIGSPAMNFVDAVLAEENGRVFVDAGSFRLEVPADLVPYARPWLGKAVVFGIRPEDIADRALTDGARPEWTLRATVDVHEPLGSDVILYLTVGRHSLVARMDARTDARMGQAVEVVVNMRKMHLFNPQTQEAII
- a CDS encoding bifunctional phosphoglucose/phosphomannose isomerase, translated to MVFDPASIAARDPGGMLRLISLFPRMCTEAWSLASGVSPPPRPRAVVVAGMGGSGIGGDLLRAVLYEEAAPPVVVVKDYRVPGWVGPETLLFACSYSGETEETLAAYQEAAGRGARCVAITSGGSLLRRARERGDPAVVVPPGLPPRAALPYMFLPMVAILAAAGAVRSFDEDAAEAADVAASVAEELAPGRPENPARALADSLVGRLPLIYSATPLLEPAAQRWKDQINENAKTLAAWNTFPELNHNETVGWGLDPDLARRCHVVILRDPREPPRLARRVAITRDLAFCRAAGVDEVWARGRGLLARLCSIIVVGDFVSWYLALLRGVDPTPVPVIDELKRRLAQA